DNA from Fibrobacter sp.:
CATTCCCTGGAGGCTTCCGCTGATTTCAAACATCTTGTTGTACAGCTCGGAAATATTGACGTTCTTTGATGCGTAGGCGGTATCGGCGAACAGCGTCTGCACGAAATTCCTGGTGGAAATATCCTGCCAGAGCTTGTCGCTTTCGGCCTTGTATTCGGCGGTTTCAGCGTAGTTCTTTGTGATGTCGAAGCTGAAGGTGTTGATGAACTCCATTAGGCTCTTGCCTGTTTCCTGATGGATTTCCACCTTGGGTTTCTGCGAGCGAAGTTCCCCGAGGAATGCGCTCATGCTGAGGATGCAACGGCCAGATGTGCTTGCGTAGGCATCCACGCGGGCGGGAATCTTTTTGCCCTTGGAATCTTTACGATCGGCAAAGATTTCGGGAAAGTTCCTGGCCATACGTCGAGCGATACCCTCGTGCTGCTTGGCGCCAACCTGGGTCAAGTCTCCTGCGCGGGGTGCCGCCTTTTCGGCAAGGACTTTCGTTGCCGCCATAACGTACTTGCCGGTGACAGAAAGCGCCTTTGCGGAATCGGCCTTGCTGAGAACTGCAAAAAGATTGTTGTAGTCATCGGCGCTATAATGGTAGCGGCTACCGTGCCGGCCGTAGTGGCTGATGTAGAAGGGCTTGTAGCCTACTGGCGCCTTGGTGTACTTTACGCTCTTGCCGGGTTCGGGATAGATACTGTATCCGCTGGTGGTGAATTCGGGATGCGCCTTCAGTTCTTCCATGGTTGTTTGCGCCAGGGATGGAATGGCTAGGCATAATGTGAAAAAAGTGACCAGTACGGTAGCGAGAAAACTATGCATAGGTGTTATATGGACATGTAAGTCAATTGTGAAATTGTTCCTTGTAGAAAAAGATAGATTTTATGGCCCTA
Protein-coding regions in this window:
- a CDS encoding histidine phosphatase family protein — its product is MEELKAHPEFTTSGYSIYPEPGKSVKYTKAPVGYKPFYISHYGRHGSRYHYSADDYNNLFAVLSKADSAKALSVTGKYVMAATKVLAEKAAPRAGDLTQVGAKQHEGIARRMARNFPEIFADRKDSKGKKIPARVDAYASTSGRCILSMSAFLGELRSQKPKVEIHQETGKSLMEFINTFSFDITKNYAETAEYKAESDKLWQDISTRNFVQTLFADTAYASKNVNISELYNKMFEISGSLQGMEEDNSLLILEKIFTKEEKISRWKAQNAWWYSILGTCPLTGDDGVNTAKPVLAHILGEAEKAIYGDSTASENKAGATPSNVAATLRFGHDTAILPLASLMQLSIADAKVSDLSKLHEQWTDFRIIPMAANLQMVFYKSGTITRDNTAKNYKPVLVKFLYNEREVTAPITCDQASIPKKEKCPTAPYYRWDDVKSFYSSILK